Within the Cyanobacterium sp. T60_A2020_053 genome, the region GTGCGGTGATTTTAGCTTCCATTCCTGAAGCTGGAAAAGTTAGTTTTGTTGCCTCTTTTAGTGAAGTAATTTATAAAGAGAAAAAACTTCAAGCTGGGAAATTTATCGGTGAAATTGCTCGAATTTGTGGCGGTGGCGGTGGAGGGCGCCCGAATTTAGCCCAAGCTGGTGGAAAAGATGCTAGTAAAATTGATGAGGCTTTAACTACTGCTAAAGATAAATTAATTGAGGCTTTATCTTAATTTTAATTTTCGATATAAAGCAAGGGGTTTAAACCCCTTGTTAATAAAAATGACAAGTGAGGGGAGGTGTCAGGCTTCAGGTGTCAGGTGAAATGGTTATAAATTAAAGAGTTAAGCCAAATATTTATTTTTCATAAATTACTCATTTGTATCAACAATTTTTGATTGGGAAGAAGGAAATACAGTATTTTTGGAGAAAAAAGTCAATTTATGACACTTTTTGTTATGTAGAATAGACTTTAAACCTTTATTTAACAAGGGTTTTGATTTATTCAGCAGACCCCAAGTTATGAGATAATTTAGATACTTTGGCAAAACATCATAATTGTCAATTGTCCATTGTCCAAAATATGCTATTTTTTATGTTTAAGTAAGTATTTAATGGTTTTGAGTAATTCCATTTTATCTTTCATAAAATCTTCTTTAACAATGTAAGCATCACCTCCCTGCCTTGTTGCCCAATGAATGTCAAATTCTTGATTTTTAGTAGAGCAAAATATGACGGGCAATTTTTCCGTGCCGGGATTTTCCTTAATCCAACGACATAACTCATAGCCATTCATTTCTGGCATGACTACATCGGTAATAACCAAGTTAAATTTTTCGGTTGCTAA harbors:
- a CDS encoding response regulator, which encodes MIKILVVDDSHAPREMICDTLKKFNIQVTEAVNGLEAAKILATEKFNLVITDVVMPEMNGYELCRWIKENPGTEKLPVIFCSTKNQEFDIHWATRQGGDAYIVKEDFMKDKMELLKTIKYLLKHKK